One window from the genome of Labilithrix sp. encodes:
- a CDS encoding DNA topoisomerase 4 subunit A has product MAAKKKSSKGAEPAPKKSRGKRGKGGDVDLFASSREGAELPAALHDLAQTRYLNYALSVITSRALPDVRDGLKPVQRRILYVMWDKNLTADAKHRKCATVVGDVMGGYHPHGDSSIYEALVRMAQPFAMRMPLVDGSGNFGSMDGDPAAAMRYTECRLQPISAELLTDLDKGTVHWHPNYDGTKSEPVVLPAKLPNLLVNGATGIAVGMATNIPPHNPEEVCAASIRLLDALLDGKKLSARELSRTIKGPDFPTGGQIVSTSEEIKQVYETGQGSLKVRATWEKGDEGRASKTIVVTSIPYAVNKTVLVERIAEVVLQRKMPLLLDVKDVSTDDVRIELELKKEADEQKVLAYLYKNTPLQTTFAVNLTCLVPTENPDVGRPERLDLGSMLWHFLHFRLEVVTKRLEDELRVLAKRMHILEGFATVFDALDAILKIVRASEGKADAAKKIMAKYKLDEDQTDAILELKIYRLAKLEILVIQDELKAKKKRSGEIKKLLAEAGSKGIWGLVRGELEGLQQGFGKAGKRRTVIAEIGEERTFSEDELIVAEDNHVLLTRDGWVKRQREIKDPAATRLREGDAVLGVVAGSTKATVVFFSNFGTAYTARIADVPATTGYGEPIQKLFKMKDGEAIIALASLDKRVTGSLAGDEDHYPETFALAASSDGNALTFGLEAFAEPSTRSGRRYARTSDGATIVGVGTVRGDETVIAVSKKRRALLCKVEEVKYLTGAGKGVLLMKLEKDDALLAIKAAKDDRDTLIVKSSLGGEQRINTARYEKTSRGGKGREVISRGAFTEVVLEPPAAPEPLGDGK; this is encoded by the coding sequence GTGGCAGCCAAAAAGAAAAGCAGCAAGGGCGCGGAGCCGGCGCCGAAGAAGAGCCGAGGCAAGCGTGGAAAAGGTGGAGACGTCGATCTCTTCGCGTCGTCGCGTGAAGGCGCGGAGCTGCCCGCCGCGCTGCACGACCTCGCGCAGACGCGGTACCTGAACTACGCGCTCTCCGTCATCACGAGCCGCGCGCTGCCCGACGTCCGCGACGGCTTGAAGCCCGTGCAGCGCCGCATCCTCTACGTGATGTGGGACAAGAACCTGACCGCGGACGCGAAGCACCGCAAGTGCGCGACCGTCGTCGGCGACGTCATGGGCGGCTACCACCCGCACGGCGACAGCTCGATCTACGAAGCGCTCGTGCGCATGGCGCAGCCCTTCGCGATGCGGATGCCGCTCGTCGACGGGTCCGGCAACTTCGGCTCGATGGACGGCGATCCCGCCGCCGCGATGCGCTACACGGAGTGCCGCCTCCAGCCGATCAGCGCGGAGCTCCTCACCGACCTCGACAAGGGCACCGTCCACTGGCACCCGAACTACGACGGCACGAAGAGCGAGCCCGTCGTCCTGCCGGCGAAGCTCCCGAACCTCCTCGTCAACGGCGCGACCGGCATCGCGGTCGGCATGGCGACGAACATCCCGCCCCACAACCCGGAGGAGGTCTGCGCCGCGTCGATCCGCCTCCTCGACGCGCTCCTCGACGGCAAGAAGCTCTCCGCGCGCGAGCTGTCGCGCACGATCAAGGGGCCCGACTTCCCGACCGGCGGGCAGATCGTCTCCACGAGCGAGGAGATCAAGCAGGTCTACGAGACGGGCCAGGGCTCGCTCAAGGTCCGCGCGACGTGGGAGAAGGGCGACGAGGGGCGCGCGTCGAAGACGATCGTAGTCACGAGCATCCCCTACGCCGTGAACAAGACCGTGCTCGTCGAGCGCATCGCGGAGGTCGTGCTCCAGCGCAAGATGCCGCTCCTCCTCGACGTGAAGGACGTGTCGACCGACGACGTCCGGATCGAGCTCGAATTGAAGAAGGAGGCCGACGAGCAGAAGGTGCTCGCGTACCTCTACAAGAACACGCCGCTCCAGACGACGTTCGCGGTCAACCTCACCTGCCTCGTCCCGACCGAGAACCCGGACGTCGGCCGCCCCGAGCGCCTCGATCTCGGGTCGATGCTCTGGCACTTCCTCCACTTCCGCCTCGAGGTCGTCACCAAGCGCCTCGAGGACGAGCTCCGCGTGCTCGCGAAGCGGATGCACATCCTCGAGGGCTTCGCGACCGTCTTCGACGCGCTCGACGCGATCCTCAAGATCGTCCGCGCGTCGGAGGGCAAGGCCGACGCCGCGAAGAAGATCATGGCGAAGTACAAGCTCGACGAGGATCAGACCGACGCGATCCTCGAGCTGAAGATCTATCGCCTCGCGAAGCTCGAGATCCTCGTCATCCAGGACGAGCTGAAGGCGAAGAAGAAGCGGAGCGGCGAGATCAAGAAGCTCCTCGCGGAGGCGGGGTCGAAGGGGATCTGGGGCCTCGTCCGCGGCGAGCTCGAGGGCCTCCAGCAGGGCTTCGGCAAGGCCGGCAAGCGCCGCACGGTCATCGCGGAGATCGGCGAGGAGCGGACGTTCTCGGAGGACGAGCTCATCGTCGCGGAGGACAACCACGTCCTCCTCACGCGCGACGGCTGGGTGAAGCGGCAGCGCGAGATCAAGGACCCGGCCGCGACGCGCCTCCGCGAGGGCGACGCCGTGCTCGGCGTCGTCGCCGGCTCGACGAAGGCGACGGTCGTGTTCTTCTCGAACTTCGGCACCGCGTACACCGCGCGCATCGCGGACGTCCCCGCGACCACGGGCTACGGCGAGCCGATCCAGAAGCTCTTCAAGATGAAGGACGGCGAGGCGATCATCGCGCTCGCCTCGCTCGACAAGCGCGTCACCGGCTCGCTCGCCGGCGACGAGGACCACTACCCGGAGACGTTCGCGCTCGCGGCGTCGTCCGACGGCAACGCGCTCACGTTCGGGCTCGAGGCGTTCGCGGAGCCGAGCACGCGGAGCGGCCGCCGCTACGCGCGCACCTCCGACGGCGCCACGATCGTCGGCGTCGGCACGGTGCGGGGCGACGAGACCGTGATCGCCGTCTCGAAGAAGCGCCGCGCGCTCCTCTGCAAGGTCGAGGAGGTGAAGTACCTCACCGGCGCGGGCAAGGGCGTGCTCCTCATGAAGCTCGAGAAGGACGACGCGCTCCTCGCGATCAAGGCGGCGAAGGACGATCGCGACACCTTGATCGTGAAGTCGAGCCTCGGCGGCGAGCAGCGCATCAACACCGCGCGCTACGAGAAGACGAGCCGTGGCGGGAAGGGCCGTGAGGTCATCTCGCGCGGAGCATTCACCGAGGTCGTGCTGGAGCCGCCCGCGGCGCCGGAGCCCCTCGGAGACGGGAAGTAA
- the bamA gene encoding outer membrane protein assembly factor BamA: protein MPPSEGEKAEGTPILRLDISGNRRVAKEDIITYLREKPGHLFKVENLANDVRALWDSGFFDDVEVDMTRDDRGLILRFLVRERPNIKAIEFEGNSELEDDKLQEAIELKANQILSVPSVRRSVQKIKDAYAEKGYFLADVDSIVQPQRDNEVIVKFKIAEHSPVTVRRITFVGNHNVPEDELRSIMQTGQQSILSFGSGGSYRQDVFERDVLMLNALYYDKGYMNVQIGTPRVMLTPDREGIEITLLVHEGPRFKIRQLRVYERDADGREIEPLGGRKALRQLVKAKSGDYFNRAELVKDLGAVRTLYRDAGYATVEAEPESELDPVKREVDIIIPIRRGPLVHVERIEVKGNTKTRDKVLRREMEIEEGQLFSETKLEESKRRCVALGYFERVDVSTEQGSTPETININFEVTERPTGTFQVGAGFSSIENFIATAQIQQANLFGNGQSLALQAQISGLRQLISIRFFEPYFLDSDWSSSVELYDNLLVFPDFSRRTLGGALTFGYALIQPWLRLGVTATVQHDSVDTANVNTFFGSTSGFISVFQRLPLANLFNSGRTISLRPALTYDTRNNRLFPSSGVFVQASTELASAYLGSEIQFLRNELIGRFYYPLFGQGEQPGSGFILKMNNKVGLITSPLSNGVPIFARYFLGGILDVRGYRLRTLGPRLPLNGSLDPNAPPIPNGANIGGNLQYYSNLELEFPIIDKVGIRGVTFMDAGNTWNLEDQFCRTTPAPQFSNLVSPCFSGASLTNLRLSSGVGIRWFSPLGPLRFEWGFPLNKLSYEESSVFEFTIGNFF from the coding sequence ATCCCGCCGAGCGAGGGCGAGAAGGCGGAGGGCACGCCGATCCTCCGGCTCGACATCAGCGGCAACCGCCGCGTCGCGAAGGAGGACATCATCACGTACCTCCGCGAGAAGCCGGGGCACCTCTTCAAGGTCGAGAACCTCGCGAACGACGTGCGCGCGCTCTGGGACTCCGGCTTCTTCGACGACGTCGAGGTCGACATGACGCGCGACGATCGCGGGCTCATCCTGCGCTTTCTCGTCCGCGAGCGCCCCAACATCAAGGCGATCGAGTTCGAGGGCAACAGCGAGCTCGAGGACGACAAGCTGCAGGAGGCGATCGAGCTCAAGGCGAACCAGATCCTGAGCGTCCCGTCCGTGCGCCGCAGCGTGCAGAAGATCAAGGACGCGTACGCGGAGAAGGGCTACTTCCTCGCCGACGTCGACAGCATCGTCCAGCCGCAGCGCGACAACGAGGTCATCGTCAAGTTCAAGATCGCCGAGCACTCGCCGGTCACGGTGCGGCGCATCACCTTCGTCGGCAACCACAACGTCCCCGAGGACGAGCTGCGGTCGATCATGCAGACCGGCCAGCAGAGCATCCTGTCGTTCGGCTCCGGCGGCTCGTACCGCCAGGACGTCTTCGAGCGCGACGTGCTCATGCTGAACGCCCTCTATTACGACAAGGGCTACATGAACGTGCAGATCGGGACACCGCGCGTCATGCTGACGCCCGATCGCGAGGGGATCGAGATCACGCTCCTCGTCCACGAGGGCCCGCGCTTCAAGATCCGCCAGCTCCGCGTCTACGAGCGCGACGCCGACGGCCGCGAGATCGAGCCGCTCGGAGGTAGGAAGGCGCTCCGCCAGCTCGTGAAGGCGAAGAGCGGCGACTACTTCAACCGCGCCGAGCTCGTGAAGGACCTCGGCGCGGTGCGCACGCTCTACCGCGACGCCGGGTACGCGACGGTGGAGGCGGAGCCCGAGTCCGAGCTCGACCCGGTGAAGCGCGAGGTCGACATCATCATCCCGATCCGGCGCGGCCCGCTCGTGCACGTCGAGCGCATCGAGGTGAAGGGGAACACGAAGACGAGGGACAAGGTCCTCCGTCGCGAGATGGAGATCGAGGAGGGCCAGCTCTTCTCGGAGACGAAGCTCGAGGAGTCGAAGCGCCGCTGCGTCGCGCTCGGCTACTTCGAGCGCGTCGACGTCTCGACCGAGCAAGGCTCTACCCCCGAGACGATCAACATCAACTTCGAGGTCACCGAGCGCCCGACCGGCACGTTCCAGGTCGGCGCCGGCTTCTCGAGCATCGAGAACTTCATCGCGACGGCGCAGATCCAGCAGGCGAACCTGTTCGGCAACGGCCAGTCGCTCGCGCTCCAGGCGCAGATCTCCGGCCTCCGCCAGCTCATCAGCATCCGCTTCTTCGAGCCTTACTTCCTCGACTCGGACTGGTCCTCCAGCGTCGAGCTCTACGACAACCTCCTCGTCTTCCCCGACTTCTCGCGCCGCACGCTCGGCGGCGCGCTCACGTTCGGCTACGCGCTCATCCAGCCGTGGCTCCGCCTCGGCGTCACCGCGACGGTGCAGCACGACTCGGTCGACACCGCGAACGTGAACACGTTCTTCGGCTCGACCTCGGGCTTCATCAGCGTCTTCCAGCGCCTGCCGCTCGCGAACCTCTTCAACTCGGGCCGCACGATCTCGCTCCGCCCCGCCCTCACCTACGACACGCGCAACAACCGCCTCTTCCCGTCGAGCGGCGTCTTCGTGCAGGCGTCGACCGAGCTCGCGAGCGCGTACCTCGGCTCGGAGATCCAGTTCCTCCGCAACGAGCTCATCGGCCGCTTCTACTACCCGCTCTTCGGGCAGGGCGAGCAGCCGGGCTCCGGGTTCATCCTGAAGATGAACAACAAGGTCGGCCTCATCACGAGCCCGCTCTCGAACGGCGTCCCGATCTTCGCGCGCTACTTCCTCGGCGGCATCCTCGACGTCCGCGGCTACCGCCTCCGCACGCTCGGCCCGCGCCTCCCGCTCAACGGCTCCCTCGACCCCAACGCGCCGCCGATCCCGAACGGCGCGAACATCGGCGGCAACCTCCAGTACTACTCGAACCTCGAGCTCGAGTTCCCGATCATCGACAAGGTCGGCATCCGCGGCGTCACGTTCATGGACGCCGGCAACACGTGGAACCTCGAGGACCAGTTCTGCCGGACCACGCCCGCCCCGCAGTTCTCCAACCTCGTGTCGCCGTGCTTCTCCGGCGCCTCGCTCACGAACCTCCGCCTCTCGAGCGGCGTCGGCATCCGCTGGTTCTCCCCCCTCGGCCCGCTCCGCTTCGAGTGGGGCTTCCCGCTCAACAAGCTCTCCTACGAAGAGTCGAGCGTCTTCGAGTTCACGATCGGAAACTTCTTCTGA
- a CDS encoding class I SAM-dependent methyltransferase translates to MTSTRYDKIGHGYARTRREDPRLAALIHAALGDARTVVNVGAGAGSYEPADRYVLAIEPSDAMAAQRGPDRVPAIRASAGALPLRDRSVDAAMAILTVHHWDAEQEAGIRELRRVARGPVVILTYDAAVANEMWLVKDYFPEVGALDARTMPPIDRVVSLLGGADVSVVPIPRDTIDWHLGSFWAHPERVLDPEARAATSGFARADPAVVTRVVTAVQRDLDDGTWETRHGALRTLADYDAGLRLISSSGASPPTPPPQTRPAKTRVASQPLARSLLGPRHSLTPLSGS, encoded by the coding sequence ATGACGTCGACCCGCTACGACAAGATCGGCCACGGCTACGCCCGCACCCGGCGCGAGGACCCACGCCTCGCCGCGCTCATCCACGCCGCGCTCGGCGACGCGCGCACGGTCGTGAACGTCGGCGCGGGGGCAGGGTCGTACGAGCCGGCCGATCGGTACGTCCTCGCGATCGAGCCGAGCGACGCGATGGCGGCGCAGCGCGGACCCGATCGCGTCCCGGCGATCCGCGCCTCGGCGGGAGCGCTCCCGCTCCGCGATCGCTCCGTCGACGCGGCGATGGCGATCCTCACCGTGCACCACTGGGACGCGGAGCAGGAGGCCGGCATCCGCGAGCTCCGTCGCGTCGCGCGCGGGCCGGTCGTGATCCTCACCTACGACGCCGCCGTCGCGAACGAGATGTGGCTCGTGAAGGACTACTTCCCCGAGGTCGGCGCGCTCGACGCCCGCACGATGCCGCCGATCGACCGCGTCGTGTCGCTCCTCGGCGGGGCCGACGTCTCGGTCGTACCCATCCCCCGCGACACGATCGACTGGCACCTCGGCTCCTTCTGGGCGCACCCCGAGCGCGTGCTCGACCCCGAGGCGCGCGCAGCGACCTCAGGCTTCGCGCGCGCGGATCCCGCCGTCGTCACCCGCGTCGTCACCGCCGTGCAGCGCGACCTCGACGACGGCACCTGGGAAACGCGCCACGGCGCGCTGCGCACGCTCGCTGACTACGACGCCGGTCTCCGCCTGATTTCATCGTCAGGGGCTTCGCCCCCGACACCCCCACCCCAGACACGACCCGCGAAGACGCGGGTTGCTTCGCAACCGCTGGCGCGGTCGCTTCTGGGGCCCCGTCACTCGCTCACACCCCTCAGCGGATCTTGA
- a CDS encoding MFS transporter, with amino-acid sequence MIQRPSAILALLTGLNLLNYLDRLVLSAVLPKLIEELGLSQLQGGLLATVFMVGYLATSPIFGMLGDRLPRKGLIAIGVLVWSAATVASGLAGGLMALLAARALVGIGEASYATLAPTIIDDITPAERKGRALATFYLATPVGGALGYIIGGQVAHHFGWRAAFWVAGGPGVLLAIVCLFILEPARKPREDKPNVARDFVTLAKTKLYRQCVLGYCAYTAAIGAFSHWAPHFLVRRYGLGLDTASTVFGALIVVCGGGSTIVGGRWADRVAKGIADRLAHDTKDPEKLYREQGYRDATPEEIAERVDLARRERVRGLLKICGVGSLVGAPLAAGAFLSPAPAVFFAVVAVAVMFLFLCTSPVNAVILQAVPSHLRASAMALSILSIHVLGDLWSPPLVGLLADNMPIQLAMMTLPLAIAASAAVWWPKRDAAPAHKS; translated from the coding sequence GTGATCCAGCGGCCGAGCGCCATCCTCGCCTTGTTGACGGGGCTGAACCTCCTCAACTACCTCGACCGCCTCGTCCTGTCGGCGGTGTTGCCCAAGCTCATCGAGGAGCTCGGCCTCTCGCAGCTCCAGGGCGGGCTCCTCGCCACCGTCTTCATGGTCGGCTACCTCGCGACGTCGCCGATCTTCGGGATGCTCGGCGACCGCCTCCCGCGAAAGGGCCTCATCGCGATCGGCGTCCTCGTCTGGAGCGCGGCCACCGTCGCCTCGGGCCTCGCCGGCGGGCTGATGGCGCTCCTCGCCGCCCGCGCGCTCGTCGGCATCGGCGAGGCCAGCTACGCGACGCTCGCGCCCACGATCATCGACGACATCACGCCGGCGGAGCGGAAGGGCCGCGCGCTCGCCACGTTCTACCTCGCGACGCCGGTCGGCGGCGCGCTCGGGTACATCATCGGCGGCCAGGTGGCCCACCACTTCGGGTGGCGCGCGGCGTTCTGGGTCGCGGGCGGACCGGGCGTCCTCCTCGCGATCGTGTGCCTCTTCATCCTGGAGCCCGCGCGCAAGCCGCGCGAGGACAAGCCGAACGTCGCGCGCGACTTCGTCACGCTCGCGAAGACGAAGCTCTATCGGCAGTGCGTCCTCGGCTACTGCGCCTACACCGCCGCGATCGGCGCGTTCTCGCACTGGGCCCCGCACTTCCTGGTCCGCCGCTACGGCCTCGGGCTCGACACGGCGAGCACGGTCTTCGGCGCGCTCATCGTCGTCTGCGGCGGCGGCAGCACGATCGTCGGCGGCCGATGGGCGGACCGCGTCGCGAAGGGCATCGCCGATCGGCTCGCGCACGACACGAAGGACCCGGAGAAGCTCTATCGCGAGCAGGGCTACCGCGACGCGACGCCGGAGGAGATCGCGGAGCGCGTCGACCTCGCGCGCCGCGAGCGCGTCCGCGGGCTCCTCAAGATCTGCGGCGTCGGGAGCCTCGTCGGCGCGCCGCTCGCGGCGGGGGCCTTCCTCTCGCCGGCGCCCGCCGTGTTCTTCGCCGTCGTCGCGGTCGCGGTCATGTTCCTCTTCCTCTGCACCTCCCCCGTCAACGCCGTCATCCTCCAGGCCGTCCCGAGCCACCTCCGCGCGAGCGCGATGGCGCTGAGCATCCTCTCGATCCACGTCCTCGGCGACCTCTGGTCCCCTCCCCTCGTCGGCCTCCTCGCCGACAACATGCCGATCCAGCTCGCGATGATGACGCTGCCGCTCGCGATCGCAGCGAGCGCCGCGGTGTGGTGGCCGAAGCGAGACGCTGCACCGGCCCACAAATCATGA
- a CDS encoding HD domain-containing protein, translated as MPSIPLVKSAFDWASIWHKDQKRKYPDVEVPYVSHVAGVAAILSRHGFAEEVVAAGALHDVMEDCGVTFDVLKDKFGETVATLVRHASEEDKSLSWEERKKAYLEHFAKKPWEAQAITLADKIDNFQSIIVCARVFGDPWKMFKRGKDAQIERFADLRARAEAAKPGHPLVTEYIETLSEVAAV; from the coding sequence ATGCCGTCCATCCCGCTCGTGAAGTCCGCGTTCGACTGGGCCTCGATCTGGCACAAGGACCAGAAGCGGAAGTACCCCGACGTCGAGGTGCCGTACGTCAGCCACGTCGCCGGCGTCGCGGCGATCCTCTCGCGCCACGGGTTCGCGGAGGAGGTCGTCGCCGCGGGCGCGCTCCACGACGTGATGGAGGACTGCGGCGTCACCTTCGACGTCCTGAAAGACAAATTCGGCGAAACCGTGGCGACCCTCGTGCGACACGCGAGCGAGGAGGACAAGTCGCTCTCGTGGGAGGAGCGGAAGAAGGCCTACCTCGAGCACTTCGCGAAGAAGCCGTGGGAGGCGCAGGCGATCACGCTCGCGGACAAGATCGACAACTTCCAGTCGATCATCGTCTGCGCGCGCGTGTTCGGCGATCCGTGGAAGATGTTCAAGCGGGGGAAAGACGCGCAGATCGAGCGCTTCGCCGACCTCCGCGCGCGCGCCGAGGCCGCCAAGCCGGGGCACCCGCTCGTCACGGAGTACATCGAGACGTTGAGCGAAGTCGCCGCGGTGTGA
- a CDS encoding DUF4398 domain-containing protein, with amino-acid sequence MIALAGLTAACGGSFPQPTERLASTEAAIRSARELGAQNDPQASLHVKLADEQVAQAKNLIKDDENKRADLVLQRASADAELAVMITRERAAKSSAATARETLDAQKNGK; translated from the coding sequence ATGATCGCCCTCGCGGGGCTGACTGCCGCGTGCGGCGGAAGCTTCCCCCAGCCCACCGAACGTCTCGCGTCGACGGAGGCGGCGATCCGGAGCGCGAGGGAGCTCGGCGCCCAGAACGATCCGCAGGCGTCCCTCCACGTGAAGCTCGCCGACGAGCAGGTCGCGCAGGCCAAGAACCTCATCAAGGACGACGAGAACAAGCGCGCCGACCTCGTCTTGCAGCGCGCGAGCGCCGACGCCGAGCTCGCCGTGATGATCACCCGCGAGCGCGCGGCCAAGAGCTCGGCCGCCACCGCGCGCGAAACCCTCGACGCGCAGAAGAACGGAAAGTGA
- the gyrA gene encoding DNA gyrase subunit A, with protein MSNVNPPIPPGNTPPAPPSSNGQKVPISIQDEMRTSYLDYAMSVIVGRAIPDARDGLKPVHRRILYAAYEAGLVPTSPYRKSATIVGDVLGKYHPHGDSSVYDAMVRLAQPFSMRYLLIDGQGNYGSVDGDPAAAYRYTEARLSRIALELLTDIDKECVDWNPNFDDSKVEPTVLPSRIPNLLVNGSGGIAVGMATNIPPHNLGEVIDATVHLVRNPQCPIDDLMRFVPGPDFPTGGLIFGRGGIEAAQRTGRGNIIMRARMEVEKAPGTKDKEQIVVTEIPYQANKAKIHARIGELMREKKIEGISEARDESDRDGMRLVIELKKDVAPQIVINQLYRLTELQSSFGVINLSIVRGRPAVMNLKESLEVFVEHRRDVVTRRTRYELRVAEASREIVEGLGMATTEVDLVVKTIRASRDTETARVELMKLPLKGLEAFVRRAGRPDAEIEAAKAKGDYFLSERQAKAILDMRLAKLTGLEQEKLAAEYGELCNEIARLRNILANEGVLMDVIVMELEEVKSKYADKRRTEIVANDAEIADEDLIQEEDMVVTISHAGYVKRTHPSAYRAQKRGGKGKIGMEAREEDWVTQLFVASTHAYVFFFSDRGKVYVKKVYEIPIAPRTAKGRAIVNFVGMEPGEKVTAIVEVPKIEAGKYIVTISKRGQIKKTEVTDYENFRQKGIIGVKIEDGDHLLAAVLTDGTREFLIATKQGQSIRFAEDQVRAMGRGTVGVKAIDVGDDDEVVGMAVTDPERQHVLAVCEKGYGKRTLLEEFRQQNRGGKGIILIDASDRNGPVVDVKFVKDGDEVMLITDKGQTIRTTVAEIRETGRSAQGVKIMSVEDDERVVAVERLAESSADEVTGGPSEPPAAGEATPSMTPPPDADGSGGEGGSNGSLN; from the coding sequence ATGTCGAACGTGAATCCGCCGATTCCGCCCGGGAATACGCCGCCCGCACCGCCGAGCTCGAACGGTCAGAAGGTCCCCATCTCGATCCAGGACGAGATGCGGACGAGCTACCTCGACTACGCGATGAGCGTCATCGTCGGGCGCGCGATCCCGGACGCCCGCGACGGCCTGAAGCCGGTCCATCGCCGCATCCTCTACGCCGCCTACGAGGCCGGCCTCGTCCCGACATCGCCGTACCGGAAGAGCGCCACCATCGTCGGTGACGTGCTCGGCAAGTACCACCCCCACGGCGACTCCTCGGTCTACGACGCGATGGTGCGCCTCGCGCAGCCGTTCTCGATGCGGTACCTCCTCATCGACGGCCAAGGCAACTACGGCTCCGTCGACGGCGATCCCGCCGCCGCCTACCGCTACACCGAGGCGCGCCTCTCGCGCATCGCGCTCGAGCTCCTCACCGACATCGACAAGGAGTGCGTCGACTGGAACCCGAACTTCGACGACTCGAAGGTCGAGCCCACCGTCCTCCCGTCCCGGATCCCGAACCTCCTCGTCAACGGCTCCGGCGGCATCGCGGTCGGCATGGCGACGAACATCCCGCCCCACAACCTCGGCGAGGTCATCGACGCGACGGTGCACCTCGTCCGCAACCCGCAGTGCCCGATCGACGACCTGATGCGGTTCGTCCCCGGCCCCGACTTCCCGACCGGCGGCCTCATCTTCGGCCGCGGCGGCATCGAGGCGGCGCAGCGCACCGGGCGCGGCAACATCATCATGCGCGCGCGCATGGAGGTGGAGAAGGCGCCGGGCACGAAGGACAAGGAGCAGATCGTCGTCACGGAGATCCCGTATCAGGCGAACAAGGCGAAGATCCACGCGCGCATCGGCGAGCTGATGCGGGAGAAGAAGATCGAGGGCATCAGCGAGGCGCGCGACGAGTCCGATCGCGACGGCATGCGCCTCGTCATCGAGCTGAAGAAGGACGTCGCCCCGCAGATCGTCATCAACCAGCTCTATCGCCTGACCGAGCTCCAGTCCTCGTTCGGCGTCATCAACCTCTCCATCGTCCGCGGCCGCCCCGCGGTCATGAACCTGAAGGAGTCGCTCGAGGTCTTCGTCGAGCACCGCCGCGACGTCGTCACGCGCCGCACGCGCTACGAGCTCCGCGTCGCGGAGGCGTCGCGCGAGATCGTCGAGGGCCTCGGCATGGCCACGACCGAGGTCGACCTCGTCGTGAAGACGATCCGCGCCTCGCGCGACACCGAGACCGCGCGCGTCGAGCTCATGAAGCTCCCGCTCAAGGGCCTCGAGGCGTTCGTCCGCCGCGCCGGCCGCCCCGACGCCGAGATCGAGGCGGCGAAGGCGAAGGGCGACTACTTCCTCTCCGAGCGTCAGGCGAAGGCGATCCTCGACATGCGCCTCGCGAAGCTGACCGGCCTCGAGCAGGAGAAGCTCGCGGCGGAGTACGGCGAGCTCTGCAACGAGATCGCGCGCCTCCGCAACATCCTCGCGAACGAAGGCGTCCTCATGGACGTCATCGTGATGGAGCTCGAGGAGGTGAAGAGCAAGTACGCCGACAAGCGGCGCACCGAGATCGTCGCCAACGACGCCGAGATCGCGGACGAGGACCTGATCCAGGAAGAGGACATGGTCGTCACGATCTCGCACGCGGGGTACGTGAAGCGCACGCACCCGTCCGCGTACCGCGCGCAGAAGCGCGGCGGGAAGGGCAAGATCGGGATGGAGGCGCGGGAGGAGGACTGGGTGACCCAGCTCTTCGTCGCGTCGACCCACGCCTACGTCTTCTTCTTCTCCGACCGCGGCAAGGTCTACGTGAAGAAGGTCTACGAGATCCCGATCGCGCCGCGCACCGCGAAGGGGCGCGCGATCGTGAACTTCGTCGGCATGGAGCCGGGCGAGAAGGTCACCGCCATCGTCGAGGTCCCGAAGATCGAGGCGGGCAAGTACATCGTCACGATCTCGAAGCGCGGCCAGATCAAGAAGACCGAGGTCACCGACTACGAGAACTTCCGCCAGAAGGGCATCATCGGCGTGAAGATCGAGGACGGCGACCACCTCCTCGCGGCGGTCCTCACCGACGGGACGCGCGAGTTCCTCATCGCGACGAAGCAGGGGCAGTCGATCCGCTTCGCGGAGGATCAGGTCCGCGCGATGGGCCGCGGCACGGTCGGCGTGAAGGCGATCGACGTCGGCGACGACGACGAGGTCGTCGGCATGGCGGTCACCGATCCCGAGCGCCAGCACGTCCTCGCGGTCTGCGAGAAGGGCTACGGCAAGCGCACGCTCCTCGAGGAGTTCCGCCAGCAGAACCGCGGCGGCAAGGGCATCATCCTCATCGACGCGAGCGACCGCAACGGCCCCGTCGTCGACGTGAAGTTCGTGAAGGACGGCGACGAGGTCATGCTCATCACCGACAAGGGCCAGACCATCCGCACCACCGTCGCGGAGATCCGCGAGACGGGCCGCAGCGCGCAGGGCGTGAAGATCATGAGCGTCGAGGACGACGAGCGCGTCGTGGCGGTGGAGCGCCTCGCCGAGTCGAGCGCCGACGAGGTCACCGGCGGCCCGAGCGAGCCCCCCGCCGCGGGCGAGGCCACGCCGAGCATGACGCCTCCCCCCGACGCCGACGGCAGCGGCGGCGAGGGCGGCTCGAACGGCAGCCTGAATTAG